A window of Onychomys torridus chromosome 15, mOncTor1.1, whole genome shotgun sequence genomic DNA:
tactatgttaatcctgcctatccatgagcatgggagatctttccattttctgacatcttctttaatttcttttttcagggacttaaagttcttgtcatataggtccttcacatgcttagttagactaaccccaaggtattttatatcatttgttccTATTGAAAAGtgtgatgtatctttgatttccttctcagcctgtttgtctattgtatataggagggctactgattttttgagttgatcttgtatcctgctatgttgctaaaggtatttataagctgtgtcagttccttggttgaatttttggggtcactcatatatgctatcatgtcatctgcaaatagggaaggattgatttcttcctttccaatttgtatccacttaatctccttatattgtcttacagctctggctagaacttcaagtactatattgaataagtatggggacaggggacagccttgccttgttcctgattttagtggtattgctttgagtttctctccatttaatttgatgttggctgttggcttgctgtagattgcctttattatgtttaggtatgttccctgtattcctgattgctccaagacctttaccatgaaggggtgttggattttgtcaaatgccttttctgcatctagtgaaatgatcatgtggttttttcctttgagtttatgtggtgtattacattgatggacttttgtatgttgaaccacccttgtatccctgggaggaagcctacttgatcatggtggataattgttttgatgtgttcttggagtctgtttgccagtactttattatttttgcattaatgttcatgaggaagattggtctatAGTCCTCTGTCTTTGTgggatctttgtttggtttaggaatcagggtaattgtagcctcatagaaggagtttgataatataccttctgcttctatagtgtggaacaatttaaagagtattggtattaagtcttctttgaaaatctggtagaattctgcactgaaaccatctggtccagcgctttttttggttgggagacttttaatgactgattctatttccttaggggttattggactatttaaatggtttatctggtcttgatttaacttaggtatgtggtaactatccagaaagttatccatttcttttagattttccagttttgtggagtagagtttttttgaagtatgacctgatgattctctggatttcctcattgtctgttgttatgtcccccttatcatttctgattttgttaatttggatgctctctctctgtctttttgttagttcggataagggcttgtctatcttgttgatcttctcaaagaaccaactctttgtttcattaatcctttgtattgttctctttatttctattttattgatttcagctctcaacttgataatttcctggtgtctgttcctcctgggagactttgcttcttcctgttcaagggctttcaggtgtgctgtcaagtcaatAGAGTgagatttcttcagcttctttatgtgggtatttagtgctatgaatttccctcttagcactgctttcatagtgtcccataagtttgagtatgtggtgtattcattttcattgatctctagaaagtctttaatttctttctttatttcttccttaacccattggtgattcagttgagcattactcgtttccatgagattgtaagatttctgtagttttttctgttgttgaaatctaactttaaaccatgatggtccgacagaacataggaggttattccaattgttttgtatctgttgtgatttgttttgtggccaagtatgtggtcgattttagagaaggtttcatggtttgttgagaagaaggtatattcttttttgtttgggtggaatgttctgtagatattgattaagtccatttgagccataacatcagttaagaccattatgtctcttttaagtttcaatttggccaatctgtccagaggtgaaagtggggtgttgaagtctcccagtattaatgtgtggggttttatatgtgatttaagctttaataatgtttcttttatgtatgtgggtgcccttgtgtttggggcataaatgttcagaattgagtcttcatcttggtggatctttcctgtgatgtgtatgtaatatccttcatcatctcttttgattgattttagtttgaagtctatattgctggatattaggatggctacaccagcttgcttcttaagaccatttgattggaaagtcttttcctatccttttattcttaggaggtgtctgtctttgaatttgaagtgtgtttcttgtatgcagcagaaagatggatcctgttttctatcCATTTTgtaagtctgtgtctttttataggtgaattaagtccattgatattaagggatattaatgatcagtgattgtttgttcctgttatttttattatttggtggtagtgtgtgtttacttctcttctttgaggtttactgctgtggtgttatctattgcctgtgttttcatggtgtatctgccttccttaggtttgaattttccttctcttgctttctgtagggctgtgtttgtggataagtattgtttgaatatggttttgtcttggaaggtcttgttctgtccatctatgatgattgaaagtttttctgggtatattattctaggctggcatccatggtctcttagtgtctgcattacatctgtccaggtccttttggctttcaaagtctccattgagaaatcgggtgttattctgatgagtttggctttataagtcacttggcctttttgctttgctgcccttaatattatttctttattctgtatgtttagtagttaattattatgtggtgaggggacttttttggggggtctagtctgtttggtgttctataggcttcttgtatctttataggcatttctttctttaaggtgggaaagttttcttctatgatcctgttaaatatattttctgtgcctttgagttggtattcttctccttcctctatccctattattcataggtttggtgttttcatggtgtcccaaatttcttggacattttgggtcatgactttgttggtttcagtgttttctttgactgatgaatctatttcttctatgtatcttcaacatcagagatcctctcttccatctcttgaattctgttgattatacttgcatctgaaattcctgtttgtttacttagattttctatttccagcattccttctgctagtgtcttcattttttctattttcctcttcaggtcttggactgtttcccttgtttttcctgattttctttcagggacttattgttttcttctgctttaattgtcctttcctctagttttttataaccttcttcccatttttttgtttgtctgttcctccactttatttttgatttcttctatataaggctctatcctcttcatgatgGTACTTAtaagcttgttttcttcttcttcttcttcttcttccattctgtgatgttcaggtctagctgttggagaagggctgggttctggtgatgctgtattgctctttattttgttgtatgtatttctgccttgacgtctgcccatctccttgtgggttcgttcttggtcttatcagtgtactttgtccagacagagctgacagatttagggagcctctctctggtccagatggaagctctggggcggatgggagcactggtccagatgagagtcctGGCTGGATAAGAGCTGGGGGGctcatctctgagtctcaggaagtccctgggatctccttatcttgtccaatTTGGAGGTCCTCTTGtcaagatgggagttccgggacaggatggaagctgtggtccagatgggagttccggggcagatgggagctggtggctttctggtccagatggtaaaTCCAGGACAGAATGGAATACTGgtctctggtctctgagtctcaggaagtggctggggtctcaggcaaatgggtgtggggcagggtgtggagactgcaggatctgcctttggttttggaaaaggggagccttcccataggGCCCAAGGAATGGCTGGAATcttgggccaagttgggcaggtcctccctggatggTGCCCAGGAGTGCaacccaggggtggttgcctctctgactataaccgctggcacttacctctggtccagatgggagtttcgggtcagatgggggctgggggctggtctctgagtctgaggaagtggctgggctgatgggtgagggggcagggtgtggagattgcagggtctgcttgcagtcttgggaaaaggggagccttcccccagggcccaccaattggctggaaactggggatAAGTTGTGCAGGTcctctatttttaatctttaaagtatacattaaaaaaaaccaacaacacctCCAGCTTCAATTTAAAAGATAGAACTCCAGCATTAGAGACGCTAATCAacacttcctgcctcttcttgttGATGTCCTTCCTGATCTTTAGCAGGGAATGACATTGTGATGGGCATTCCTTTCAGGAATAAAGAGTTCAAACAAGGCATAGAGTTGGTAACTAGAGAATATTGTAAAATGACAGCTGTCAAGGTTTGTAAATGAGTGAGTGAAAACATAAACAATCATTGTTGGGAGAAGAGgataaaactaaaattcataATCTAAATCTAACATTAAAACAATTCATAAAGTAAGAACAACACTAAAACAATTCATAAACTAAATCCAACACTAAAACAATGTTGTTTGAACATGTGTTCTTGTGTGGGTTGAATTGCTGTTTCTAAGCTTGCAGTTGTTACTTACAGCTACAGATGGCATTGGGCAGGACTCCCCAGGTCAGGACTACATTGAAGAGAGTGGGCTtcatccatgtcaggcagctcagtATCTGTTTTAAATCTTTTCAACCCATCTTGCTTGAGGTATGTAGAAACATCAATggatagatatggagagagtgaacaaccttgccttgttcctcattttagtggaattgctttttgTTTCCCCCATTTAAGTTAATGCTGGCTACAGAATTATCATAGTGTTGCCATTATCATGTTGAGATACATCCCTTGTACCTCTAATCACTCCAGGACTTTAATCATGAAGAGTTGCTACAATTTGTCAAATGCCtattctgcatctaatgagatgattatctGGTATTtgcctttcaatttgtttatatggtggatagAATTTATAAATTTACATAGGCTAAAACATCCTTGCACTCTGGGATGAACcctacttgttcatggtggatgatcttttggaTTGCATTATTGGGTtcagtttacaagtattttattcagagtttttacatcaatgtttatgaggtaAATTTGCCTGTGATTCTCATTCTTTGTAGAGTGtttatgtggtttaggtatcaaGATAACTGTGGCCTCTTAAAAAAACTGGGCAATGttctttatgtttctattttgtgggataatttgaggagtactgtCTTCAACACTTCTTGAAGAGTCTTgtagaattctatgctaaaaCTGTCTTGTCCtggtatttttcatttgttttgttttcttttattggtaGACATTTAATTACCTCTTCTATTTTACTTGGGATTATGTCTGCTCAAATTGTTTATCTAATATAGGTTTACCTTTAGTAGGTAGTATATACCAAACATTATTCATTTCTCCTTTATTGCAAATTATGCTTTCAACAACTTTAAACTTTATTGAATGAAAATTGCATAAACACAACTGTAAAAGTTAAATACAATTTATCACATGTAAAATGGATTATTGTATAATTAGCAATATCAACCCCAAATCTGCACTTCCACAGTGGGGATGGGATACAGCAATGTTAAtctaataagtaaaaaaaaaaaaaaaaaaaaaaagcattttaaattgaatcaaacatttcaaataattcaATATAGTTCCAGCAAAGCTGAGGTTTTGCTTCAATATAATAATATGGATATTTACCATTGTAATTACTTCTAATCAACTTCCAAAACCTAAGGCAAGTCTCCTTAATTCTGGGAAAGAATGTGTCTTTAAGTAACCATGATGCTTTCCCCAATAGTTCTGCATCTTATACAAGTCTGGTAGTGTGTGATGGGTCAGAAAAGCATCAGTCTGTACAATTCATTGCCCTTTCTTGTACTattttcaagctttaaaaaaatacattaaaaaaaccaGCACCTCCAACTTCAATTTAACAGATACAACTCCAGCATTAGAAATGCTAGTCAacacttcctgcctcttcttgctGATGTTCCTCCTGATCTTAAGCAGGGAATGACATTGTGATGGGCATTCCTTTCAGGAATAAAGAGTTCAAACAAGGAATAGAGTTGACAATTAgagaatattataaaatgaaaactgcCAAGGTTTGCAAATGAGTGAGTGAAAACATCAACAAGCATTGGTGGGGGAAGAAGgcaaaaaaaattcataaactaAATCTAACATTaaaacaattaacaaaataaatccaACATGAAAACAACTCATAAACTAAATCCAATATTAAAACAATTCATAAACTAAATTCAACAATAAAACAATTCATAAACTAAATCCAACATTAAAACAACTCAAAAACTAACTCCAACACTAAAACAATGTTGTTTGAACAGGTGTTCTTGTGTGGGTTGAATTGCTGTTTCCAAGCTTGCAGTTGTTACTTGCAGCTACAGATGGCATTGGGCAGGACTCCCCAGGTCAGGACTACATTGAAGAGAGTGGGCTtcatccatgtcaggcagctcagtatctgttttaaatctttttaaccCATCTTGCTTGAGGTATATAGAAACATCGGTGGAAAAGTGCAGGGTGCCATAGCAACCAGGTGGATGTTGTTACAGTAAGTGACTATGCAGGATCTCCCACACCATCCTCTTCCTGAAGATGGGCATTTGTTGCTGAGAAAAGGTAAGTGGTTGGTCTCTGGAAATGTAATCTGCATATTTACAAGTGAAAATTCCACAGTCACTCCCATTCAGTTGCTGAGGAATCTCCTTTGATGTCATACTGTATCGTTTCCACTGCAAAGGGTCCAGCTCAATGTTCCTTTGAGTCTTGCTCTCATTCTGTAAATATTCAAAGATGGTCTCACAAATACTCTGCCCTGTCTGTCCCATTGAATCAAAGTAAACAATACTTTGTTTTCTTAGGTCGATTACTATCAGGCTCCAATGAACCTTCTGGTGAATAGGTACTAgaacaatttctttttcaaacagtTTTATTCCTCGAGTCCATCGTTTAACAGAACAGTAGCCACCATGCTTTAGTTTAGGATAAAAGAAGGTGTTGAACACGTGGAGAGCTGGGTAcccttttttgttatttctttcaaCCAGAAGATTCATGTAAAAATTGATGACCTCATCATTGAGCCACTCACCATTCTTTAGTGTGTGGATATCTCCTCGAGTAATATGCAATTTGAATGCACTAGTTAAGATTTCTTCCTGGGGTCCTGGACCTAGTGCATTTCTTACTTCCTTTTCCATGTTCTCTGTAACATCAAGGACTTCATCTGTTCCTCTGCCCTTTTCCTGTTCTCCATCAGGCTTTTTCTCTGCTGAAACTACTGGCATCATGTTGGGGAGTGACCCACTGCTGCTACTATG
This region includes:
- the LOC118596045 gene encoding sentrin-specific protease 2-like; translated protein: MWQAKQSGMEMKPEASGQGRKRKYHYEGGTEIESEALDQGKKLKCQDEGGMLKCQDEGGMYLKFGNPSKTEKRIPQEQQNLELHSQQPGKDEVWEPHQESLRQLKPPEWATGPQEQAVTERMSGDGDKGLKRPWCVMEEYAENHQRQKYQRLLQHLPLSDCIKSDPQRVHTTVVDTLKIKGCMEGHSHGSTITQCDPKQSTIVTIKECVSPDKKVRMCTENSDTQKKDEVNLKGRWGHHLEPDLLRTEAQVFLHSSSSGSLPNMMPVVSAEKKPDGEQEKGRGTDEVLDVTENMEKEVRNALGPGPQEEILTSAFKLHITRGDIHTLKNGEWLNDEVINFYMNLLVERNNKKGYPALHVFNTFFYPKLKHGGYCSVKRWTRGIKLFEKEIVLVPIHQKVHWSLIVIDLRKQSIVYFDSMGQTGQSICETIFEYLQNESKTQRNIELDPLQWKRYSMTSKEIPQQLNGSDCGIFTCKYADYISRDQPLTFSQQQMPIFRKRMVWEILHSHLL